The Pseudomonas azotoformans genome has a segment encoding these proteins:
- a CDS encoding LysR family transcriptional regulator, with amino-acid sequence MLDLRKLRYFLTVAEELHFGRAAIRLHLAQPPLTRQISALETELGFKLFDRTSRTVSLTAQGRSFLPYARGVLEQVELAQVIAGKLAAGTAGQLTLGYVSSIALSDRFSQAIQAFALRFPDVQLTLVECASGSLGAQVADGRLDIGLSRLLPQDEAVQALSLGEERLVAAVSSESPLARQPSVNLAQLSAYPLILFPADYGSGLNQSIEQLYRHHGQPLRPGPTGRQITSIIALVAAGQGVALVPACTQSLMNKGVTYRPLVEVDACAQLLVLTRTETKSVLVDAFLAVIAQPLHTR; translated from the coding sequence ATGCTCGACCTACGCAAGCTGCGTTACTTTCTGACGGTCGCCGAGGAATTGCACTTCGGCCGCGCGGCCATTCGCCTGCACTTGGCGCAGCCGCCGCTGACACGCCAGATCTCGGCGCTGGAGACCGAGTTGGGCTTCAAGTTGTTTGATCGCACCAGCCGCACGGTCAGCCTCACCGCGCAAGGTCGCTCGTTCCTGCCCTATGCCCGTGGTGTGCTGGAGCAGGTTGAGTTGGCGCAAGTGATCGCCGGCAAACTGGCGGCGGGCACTGCGGGGCAACTGACGCTGGGGTATGTGAGTTCGATCGCGCTGTCGGACCGGTTCAGCCAGGCGATCCAGGCGTTTGCCCTGCGTTTTCCCGATGTGCAATTGACCCTGGTGGAATGTGCCTCCGGCAGCCTGGGCGCGCAGGTGGCGGACGGGCGGCTGGATATCGGTTTGAGTCGCCTGTTGCCGCAAGATGAAGCGGTGCAAGCGCTGTCCCTGGGCGAAGAAAGGTTGGTGGCCGCTGTGTCCAGTGAGAGCCCGTTGGCCCGTCAGCCGAGCGTCAACCTGGCGCAGCTCAGTGCCTACCCGTTGATCCTGTTTCCGGCGGATTATGGATCGGGGCTCAACCAGTCCATCGAGCAGCTGTATCGACATCACGGCCAGCCTTTGCGCCCGGGCCCGACCGGCCGGCAGATCACGTCGATCATTGCGCTGGTGGCCGCCGGACAAGGTGTGGCGTTGGTGCCGGCATGTACGCAGAGTTTGATGAATAAAGGCGTGACGTACCGGCCTCTGGTGGAAGTGGATGCGTGTGCTCAGTTGTTGGTATTAACCCGTACTGAAACAAAAAGTGTGCTGGTTGATGCGTTTCTCGCCGTCATTGCGCAGCCCCTACACACGCGGTAA
- a CDS encoding MFS transporter: protein MKPRLHCARLALFLCGCAAFLNLYATQSILQTFAAQFHISAKAAGWSITVTTLAVAITAPFVSRLTGRFEQRTVISAAALLLAVPALMTAYADSFAEVLVWRFVEGMLIPVVFATSVAYIGDRWRGGTVTEVTSLYVAGTVLGGFAGRFVTGVMTEYVGWREAFELMAVLSLMVGGFIQFLLPVSRARSVRVETAFSAVFRKPLLAAYAVGFCVLFSQVAAFTYAGLYLGLPPFSLGPAALGTLYMVFLLALIVIPIAGRLSKARPHAELLSVAAVLGITGSALTLLPSLWCIVAGLALSSTGVFLAQAAANAFTTATAGDNKAGAVGVYLTCYYLGGSCGAIVPALIWERWGWAGCVVLIIAFQMLTLLIALTGWKPVKPQLIATP, encoded by the coding sequence ATGAAACCGCGCCTGCATTGTGCCCGTCTTGCCCTGTTCCTGTGTGGCTGCGCGGCGTTTCTCAACCTGTATGCCACCCAGAGCATTCTCCAGACATTCGCCGCGCAGTTTCACATCAGCGCCAAGGCGGCGGGGTGGAGTATTACGGTGACCACCTTGGCGGTGGCGATCACCGCGCCTTTCGTCAGCCGGCTGACCGGACGCTTTGAGCAACGCACGGTGATCAGCGCTGCTGCGTTGTTGCTGGCGGTGCCTGCGTTGATGACAGCCTATGCCGACAGCTTTGCCGAGGTGCTGGTGTGGCGATTTGTGGAGGGCATGCTGATCCCGGTGGTGTTCGCCACCAGCGTGGCTTATATCGGCGACCGCTGGCGTGGCGGCACGGTCACGGAGGTCACCAGCCTTTACGTGGCCGGGACGGTGTTGGGTGGGTTTGCCGGGCGCTTTGTCACGGGTGTAATGACGGAGTACGTGGGCTGGCGCGAAGCCTTTGAATTGATGGCGGTGCTAAGCCTGATGGTGGGTGGGTTTATCCAGTTCCTGTTGCCGGTCAGCCGTGCGCGCTCCGTGAGGGTTGAAACTGCGTTTTCGGCGGTATTTCGCAAGCCTTTATTGGCCGCCTACGCGGTAGGTTTTTGCGTGCTGTTTTCCCAGGTGGCGGCGTTTACCTACGCAGGTTTGTATCTCGGATTACCGCCGTTCAGCCTGGGGCCTGCGGCGTTGGGCACGCTGTACATGGTGTTCCTGCTGGCGCTGATCGTAATTCCCATCGCCGGCCGTCTCAGCAAGGCCCGGCCTCATGCTGAACTGCTGAGCGTGGCTGCGGTGCTGGGTATTACCGGCTCCGCGCTGACGCTGTTGCCCTCTTTGTGGTGCATCGTGGCAGGCCTGGCGCTCAGCTCGACTGGCGTGTTCCTGGCCCAGGCGGCGGCCAACGCATTCACCACCGCGACCGCAGGTGACAACAAAGCAGGCGCCGTGGGCGTTTACCTCACCTGTTACTACCTGGGCGGCAGTTGCGGTGCGATTGTGCCAGCGTTGATTTGGGAGCGTTGGGGCTGGGCCGGGTGTGTGGTGCTGATTATCGCCTTCCAGATGTTGACCTTGTTGATCGCGCTCACTGGCTGGAAGCCCGTTAAACCTCAACTGATCGCGACGCCATGA
- a CDS encoding MFS transporter: protein MNDISNRRRTLIAGCSAHAVHDGLTDVIYVLLPIWQAQFALSYAQIGLLRGAYSGMMAVFQLMASRAAKRWGRVSMLVGGTALAGAAYLMVGQATGWVMLLLALLLGGLGASTQHPLASSMISDAYEDGGGIKQALSQYNFSGDIGKTLIPGLIGLLLTVISWRASATVLGLLGLAAAGLLWWLVPAKASESISTKNAKPFSGSGSVTGLRALILTGTLDSAVRMGFLTFLPFLLQAKGAGIAGIGLALTLLFIGGAFGKLLCGYLGGRIGMMKTVWLTETSTALLIVAAVYVPLAGLMAMLPLLGLVLNGTSSVLYGAVPDLAGAGKREQAFAVFYTGTIGGGALAPVVFGGVGDALGVSVAVMVLAGVLLVTLPLAWVVRRGFELK, encoded by the coding sequence ATGAACGACATCTCAAACCGCCGCCGTACCTTGATCGCCGGCTGCAGTGCCCATGCCGTGCATGATGGCCTTACCGATGTCATCTACGTGCTACTCCCAATCTGGCAGGCGCAGTTTGCGCTGTCCTACGCCCAGATCGGACTGTTACGCGGTGCTTATTCCGGGATGATGGCAGTGTTCCAACTCATGGCCAGCCGCGCCGCGAAACGCTGGGGCCGTGTATCGATGCTGGTGGGCGGCACAGCACTTGCCGGTGCGGCTTATCTAATGGTGGGCCAAGCCACTGGATGGGTGATGTTGCTGCTGGCACTTCTGTTAGGTGGATTGGGCGCCAGCACCCAACACCCGCTGGCCTCTTCGATGATCAGCGACGCCTACGAGGACGGTGGCGGAATCAAGCAGGCATTGTCCCAGTACAACTTTTCCGGCGATATCGGCAAAACGCTGATTCCGGGCTTGATCGGGTTGCTGCTCACCGTCATCAGCTGGCGTGCCAGCGCCACGGTGCTGGGGTTGCTCGGCTTGGCGGCGGCGGGGCTGCTGTGGTGGCTGGTTCCTGCAAAAGCATCCGAATCCATCTCTACAAAAAACGCAAAGCCTTTCAGCGGAAGTGGCTCCGTCACCGGCCTGCGCGCCTTGATTCTCACAGGCACCCTCGACAGCGCCGTACGCATGGGCTTTCTCACCTTCCTGCCCTTTCTGCTGCAAGCGAAAGGCGCGGGCATTGCCGGTATCGGCCTGGCCCTGACGCTGCTGTTTATCGGGGGCGCATTCGGCAAATTGCTCTGCGGTTACCTGGGGGGGCGCATCGGCATGATGAAAACCGTGTGGCTAACGGAAACCAGCACCGCGTTGCTGATCGTTGCCGCCGTGTATGTGCCGCTGGCCGGGTTGATGGCGATGCTGCCGTTATTGGGCCTGGTGCTCAACGGTACGTCTTCGGTGCTGTATGGCGCCGTGCCGGACCTGGCGGGCGCTGGGAAGCGAGAGCAGGCGTTTGCAGTGTTCTACACCGGCACCATCGGTGGTGGTGCGCTGGCGCCGGTGGTGTTCGGCGGGGTTGGGGATGCGTTGGGCGTGTCGGTGGCGGTGATGGTATTGGCGGGGGTGTTGTTGGTGACGTTGCCGTTGGCGTGGGTGGTGCGGCGGGGCTTCGAGCTCAAATAA
- a CDS encoding addiction module antidote protein, producing the protein MKQTLTTFDMAELLDSDEAISEYLSQVLADGDNQEFLRAIGYVAKARGMTKIAAETGMGRESLYKAFAPGAKPRFETVLKVLHSLGIDLFARAGHSVDRSII; encoded by the coding sequence ATGAAACAAACGCTGACGACATTTGATATGGCCGAATTGCTCGACAGCGACGAGGCCATCAGTGAATACCTCTCTCAGGTTCTGGCCGACGGCGACAATCAAGAATTTCTTCGCGCCATCGGCTACGTCGCTAAAGCCCGAGGAATGACCAAGATCGCTGCCGAAACGGGCATGGGTCGTGAGAGCCTTTACAAGGCATTCGCCCCTGGCGCAAAACCTCGCTTCGAAACTGTACTCAAAGTACTCCACTCCCTCGGTATCGATCTATTTGCGAGGGCTGGACATTCGGTCGACCGCTCGATTATTTGA